One Planctomycetaceae bacterium genomic window, AGGTGATACAGTCCCGGGACGCGCCGGCACGTCGCATTTGGCAAAACGCTACTCTTCCTTCTCTTCCGTTTCCGTTCCGGTTTCAGGCAGTTTGGACTTTATCCGATTCATGACGGCGGGGTCCGGGTGCTCCGACTGTTCTTCAATGGTCAGGGCTTCCTTCCATGTTTTGACCGCGTCTTCGCCGCGATTCAGAGCATTCAGTACGTCACCGAGGTGTTCCATGATCGTCGAGTCGCGGAATCCGGGATCACCGTTGGCTTTTTGCAGGGCCTGCAAAGCTTCTTCGTTTCGATCGAGTCGGAAAAGGACCCAGCCAAGGCTGTCGAGATATGCAGGATTATCAGGTTCCGCGGCGACTGCCAGCCGAATCATCTTCTCCGCCTGTTCCAGGTTCTTTCCCTGGTCGGCGTAGAGATATCCAAGGTCGTTGTTGACTCCCGGGTCATCGGGGTTGGTCTTGTAGACTTCTTCCAGCACGCGTTCCCCGGTGGCGGTGTCTCCCTGCTGGACGTAGGCGTTGGAAAGCGCCAATCGTGTTCGACGAAGGAGGTCCGCGTCGATTGATGAACTGGCAACCAGGGCTGAATAGACCTCAATGCTTTCCGGCCACCGTTCCTGCTGAGCGTAGAGTCCCCCGAGCAGCAGCCGCGCGCGGTGTTCCGTTCCGGGATCGCCTGAGGACAATCGAATGGCCAGTTTGAGCGTGGTCTCTGCATCCTGATATTCGTCGGCCTGCACCTGAACCCAGCCGAGCTGATAGGTCAGTTCGGGGTTCTGAGGGCTGATGTCCAGGGCCGCTTTGACTGCGGCAATCGCTTCCGCATGGTTTGCGTTGAAGGTTTCCGCAAACGACAGGCGGTACAATGCCATGACGCGACGGTCCTGCGGCAGCGCCGGGACCGCCAGCAGTCTTCGAAAGCTGCCAGCGGCATCGGCGTAGTTGTCCATTGCCAACTGGTTGATGCCGAGCTGTTCAAGCGCCTGGATACCCAGGGCCGGCCCGGGATTGCGATCGAGGGTGACCTGCAGAAGCCGGGCTTCCTTTTCCGTAACTTTGATTTCTCTGGCGATCGTGCTGCACAGATAGCTGATTTCAGGAAACAGCTCGCTGCCCGGATCGTCGGACCGCTTCAGGCACGCATCGACGACAGATTCCGCGAGAGTCTTGTCTGAGGCGATTTCGCTGGCCAGCGGGACCAGTTCCTGGATCTGAATCCGCGCTCGCAGCGCCTTCTGCATTGTTGTCAGCAGGGAGTCCGTGTCGCGTTTCAGAACGTCGACTCGCAGCAGTCCCAGATATGCGTCTGCGTCACCGGTTTCATTGATGACCTGCTCGTACAGCCCGGTCGCTGCCTCGATCTCACCACGGGCAAGGAACTGTTCTCCAAGAAACAAATTGACAGTACCGACGTCGCGTGTGTCCTCGGACAGCAGCCGCAGTCGTTCCACGAGTTGCTCAGTTCGATTTGTCGCGGCATACAGGTCGCGGAGCAGCTCCAGCGCCTGACGACTTCGGTGTTTCGTTTCGAAGTAGCTGTACAGTGACGCTTCAGCTTCTTCGTTCCTGTCGGCACGAAAGTACGCCTGTGCGAGTGCCAGGTGATAGTCGCCGGGAGCGTCGTTGTTGACGCGAGCCAGCGCTTTGAAGGCGGCTATGGCGTCGTCATTTCGCCCCA contains:
- a CDS encoding tetratricopeptide repeat protein — encoded protein: MMDFCLSSVRTFLACTAIVTLIAAASDAQVPTAPESSAGELPGLQQPGDDILTPLPETARKPDKQREEALAWYMDALAAQKEGDFPAALKSLEKAIAADPTASEPVKSQALLLMGLGRMEQAEEAASRAIQLDADDFETRLRLAIVLLSRGEAGRSVQLLEEALASKRIRQHSPELIQLHSIRGRLALELKDTAKAAESYGVLLNALERPEDFGLDFRQHNALMTDRNTGYQAIGTVMLQLGRNDDAIAAFKALARVNNDAPGDYHLALAQAYFRADRNEEAEASLYSYFETKHRSRQALELLRDLYAATNRTEQLVERLRLLSEDTRDVGTVNLFLGEQFLARGEIEAATGLYEQVINETGDADAYLGLLRVDVLKRDTDSLLTTMQKALRARIQIQELVPLASEIASDKTLAESVVDACLKRSDDPGSELFPEISYLCSTIAREIKVTEKEARLLQVTLDRNPGPALGIQALEQLGINQLAMDNYADAAGSFRRLLAVPALPQDRRVMALYRLSFAETFNANHAEAIAAVKAALDISPQNPELTYQLGWVQVQADEYQDAETTLKLAIRLSSGDPGTEHRARLLLGGLYAQQERWPESIEVYSALVASSSIDADLLRRTRLALSNAYVQQGDTATGERVLEEVYKTNPDDPGVNNDLGYLYADQGKNLEQAEKMIRLAVAAEPDNPAYLDSLGWVLFRLDRNEEALQALQKANGDPGFRDSTIMEHLGDVLNALNRGEDAVKTWKEALTIEEQSEHPDPAVMNRIKSKLPETGTETEEKEE